ATCAACATTGTTAACAAGCAAAGTAAAAAATAAAAAGTATCCACAATTTATTCTAAATAAATAATAAACAACTGTTATTATTTTGGAGAGAATCTCTTTGTAATTTCATTAATAGTATATTTTAAATCATTATCTTCTTTTAAAGCTGAAGATATTTTTTCGTAAGCATGAATTACTGTGGTATGATCTCTTCCACCAAAGGCCTCACCTATTTTAGGTAAAGACATATCAGTTAATTTTCTAGATAAATACATCGCTATTTGACGTGGAAAAGCTATATTCTTGGTACGTCTAGCTGACTTAAAGTCTTCCACTCTCAAATTAAAATAACTTGATACTACATCTTGAATTAAATCTATAGTTATTTGTTTGTTTTGTTTACTAGATATAATATCTTTAAGAGCTTCGGAAGCTAAATCAACGCTTATTTCTTTGTTAGTTAGAGATGAAAATGCAACAATTCGTATAAGGGCACCTTCAAGTTCTCTTATATTCGATTTTATTTGAGTTGCTATGTATACCATAACATCATTAGGTATGTTTAGATGCTCTACATCTGCCTTTTTCTTAAGTATTGCTATTCTAGTTTCAAAATCAGGAGCTTGTATATCAGCTATTAATCCCCACTCAAATCTTGAACGCAACCTATCTTCTAGTGTAGGGATTTCCTTTGGTGGTCTATCACTAGATAGGATAATTTGCTTATTGTTTTCATGTAAAGCGTTAAAAGTATGGAAAAATTCTTCTTGAGTACGTTCTTTTCCGGCAATAAATTGAACATCGTCTATTAAGAGTACATCTACATTTCTGTATTTGTTTCTAAACTCAACGTTCTTATCATCCTTTATTGAATTTATTAATTCATTTGTAAATTTTTCTGA
The Clostridium felsineum DSM 794 DNA segment above includes these coding regions:
- the dnaA gene encoding chromosomal replication initiator protein DnaA; translation: MAAQLNELWQKTINIIKGELTEVSFNTWIKSITPISIDKDSIRLSVPNQFTKEILENRYKDLIINSMKIITTKKYDIVFLISSEEALETDEDPEIDEANMNADTSSSMLNPKYKFDSFVIGNSNRFAHAACLAVAEAPAKAYNPLFIYGGVGLGKTHLMQAIGHYILDNNPRAKVVYVSSEKFTNELINSIKDDKNVEFRNKYRNVDVLLIDDVQFIAGKERTQEEFFHTFNALHENNKQIILSSDRPPKEIPTLEDRLRSRFEWGLIADIQAPDFETRIAILKKKADVEHLNIPNDVMVYIATQIKSNIRELEGALIRIVAFSSLTNKEISVDLASEALKDIISSKQNKQITIDLIQDVVSSYFNLRVEDFKSARRTKNIAFPRQIAMYLSRKLTDMSLPKIGEAFGGRDHTTVIHAYEKISSALKEDNDLKYTINEITKRFSPK